A single window of Nicotiana sylvestris chromosome 3, ASM39365v2, whole genome shotgun sequence DNA harbors:
- the LOC138888683 gene encoding uncharacterized protein, translated as MAGDEVTSRTEEETNQSTVMIDHNHPLYLHPPDTLGALSLGFQLQGMENYTIWSQAMEVSLLTWNKLGFIDGSVARDTYGDTHANLWDCSNAIVKSWIMHNVSRDLLSRVLFRSSAYAIWSDLKERFDKDLWDEYDSIMPPHICCDKSKKFIERQEYQRLWQFLTELNDGYSQARSQIIMKSKIQTVNQAYAMILQDESQKLVVGGGYSAESIDPTALFSSKLGQKQRRNFNVECDFCHLKGHTKEECYKLIKCDYCNKKGHLRANYYKLIGYPADFKPQKRANMVESSNNQPIPSSSVMMTQDQHLGPMQGFTSKQHNHQILSLLNKASISESPASAHMAGNVSYEPNTDEKWIVDTRATNHMVGNEQLLLDKLLVDFKFNLLFVFQLTKALNCCAAFFPNFCIFQDLFTRRVKEIGKEEEGLYMPHSQRRNKNKTRSLVMVAHRNEVELWHKRMGHVPIQVLKKISSINSSSKVEISPCGICPLARLPRGDKFALRSIRSVFLRYASTQKGYRLYDIEHKTFFVSRDVIFHKNVYPFQGLAQDSSLFIDEFQRVDLPLDQPPTVLPATTRDGDNPDSSAPPTLAESVPGSINPSLDSHSLSHIEESAIAQHKEHINNTGELRRSRRTSKPPIWLKEYVGPIKKSSPSHAAHCQYPISDFI; from the exons ATGGCCGGAGACGAAGTTACCAGTCGTACAGAGGAAGAAACGAATCAATCAACAGTGATGATAGATCACAATCATCCACTGTATTTACATCCACCGGACACACTAGGAGCATTGTCACTTGGTTTTCAGCTACAAGGAATGGAAAATTACACGATCTGGAGCCAAGCTATGGAAGTTTCATTACTAACATGGAACAAACTAGGGTTTATCGATGGTTCAGTGGCACGTGACACTTATGGAGACACTCATGCAAATCTATGGGATTGTTCCAATGCTATTGTGAAGTCGTGGATAATGCACAATGTGAGTCGTGATTTGCTGAGTAGAGTATTATTCCGGTCAAGTGCATATGCAATTTGGTCGGATCTTAAGGAACGATTTGATAAG GATTTATGGGATGAATATGACTCGATTATGCCTCCCCATATTTGCTGTGATAAGTCGAAGAAGTTCATTGAACGACAGGAGTATCAACGTTTGTGGCAATTTTTAACGGAATTAAACGATGGCTATAGTCAAGCTCGTAGCCAAATTATAATGAAATCTAAAATTCAAACTGTAAATCAAGCATATGCTATGATCCTTCAGGATGAAAGTCAAAAACTAGTAGTAGGTGGTGGTTATAGTGCTGAGTCTATTGATCCCACTGCCCTATTCAGTTCTAAACTTGGTCAAAAACAAAGGAGGAACTTCAATGTTGAATGTGACTTCTGTCATTTAAAAGGTCATACTAAGGAGGAATGCTACAAGCTGATAAAATGTGATTACTGCAATAAGAAGGGACATTTGAGGGCCAATTATTATAAACTGATAGGGTATCCTGCAGATTTTAAGCCTCAGAAACGAGCTAATATGGTTGAAAGTTCAAATAATCAACCAATCCCATCTTCATCGGTCATGATGACACAAGATCAACATTTGGGACCTATGCAGGGATTCACTTCTAAACAGCATAATCATCAG ATTCTAAGTCTGCTAAATAAGGCATCAATCTCTGAATCACCTGCCAGTGCACACATGGCAGGTAATGTTTCTTATGAACCAAATACTGATGAGAAATGGATAGTAGATACTAGAGCTACAAATCATATGGTTGGTAATGAACAGCTTCTGCTTGATAAATTGTTAGTAG ATTTCAAGTTTAATCTCTTGTTTGTGTTTCAACTAACAAAAGCTTTAAACTGTTGTGCTGCATTCTTTCCAAATTTCTGCATATTTCAGGATCTCTTCACTAGGAGGGTGAAGGAGATTGGTAAGGAGGAAGAAGGACTGTATATGCCGCATTCACAAAGGAGAAACAAGAATAAAACTAGGTCATTGGTGATGGTTGCCCACAGGAATGAAGTTGAGCTGTGGCACAAGAGAATGGGACATGTTCCAATtcaagttcttaagaaaatttctaGTATAAATAGCAGTAGTAAAGTAGAAATAAGCCCATGTGGCATTTGTCCTTTAGCCAG GTTACCAAGGGGTGACAAATTTGCACTCAGGTCCATAAGGTCAGTGTTTCTGAGATATGCAAGCACACAAAAGGGATATAGGCTGTATGATATTGAACACAAGACATTCTTTGTAAGTAGAGATGTGATATTTCATAAAAATGTGTATCCATTTCAAGGTCTTGCTCAAGACTCTTCTCTCTTTATAGATGAATTTCAGAGGGTTGATCTTCCCCTTGATCAGCCTCCCACTGTTTTACCTGCTACTACCAGGGACGGGGATAACCCAGACTCATCTGCACCTCCTACACTTGCAGAATCTGTTCCTGGAAGTATTAACCCATCATTGGATTCCCACTCTCTGTCACATATAGAGGAATCAGCTATTGCACAGCATAAGGAACACATTAATAATACTGGTGAATTAAGGAGATCAAGAAGAACTTCCAAGCCTCCTATTTGGCTTAAGGAGTATGTTGGACCAATAAAGAAGTCTAGCCCTTCTCATGCAGCACATTGTCAGTATCCTATTAGTGATTTTATTTAG